In Candidatus Schekmanbacteria bacterium, the genomic window GGCGGCACACGGGCGTTGAAGTCATTGGAAATGATGTCTCCAAATACACATATGGAGGTATCTATGTTGGTGGTGAGGCAGTTGGTTGTGTAATAAAAAACAATGTCATCCATGATTCAATTACAGCAACAGGTCTCAGTATCGGCTCTGCCATATATAACTATGACGCTTTCGGGACACGCATTGAAAACAACCTTATTTACAATATTTCTGCTCACGACGGAATTATGATTTGGAGGTCAAATAATGTAGTAATTTATAACAACACGATTTTCAATATTCTTGGTACAGGAAGGGCAGGAATCAATGCTTCAGGGTTTGAACTTGATATTAGAAACAATATTATCTCCAATGCAATTTTTGGGATAAGGGCAGTTTTCAATACTTATACGGCAGATGAAGACAAAGGTCCTGCAATCAACATAGATTACAATTGTATTCATAGAGTCAAGTTTCCAATGAATGATGATAGCGCCCCTGAGGGAAAAAAGAGAAAAGATATAAAAGGAGAAGGCAATATATTCAAAGATCCACTTTTTAAAGATCCAAAATCAGGTGATTTTACTCTGCTGCCTGCAAGTCCCTGTATAGATGCAGGAGACCCCTCATTTCCAGTTTACAAAGATGACCCCGGAAGCAGGCGCGATATGGGCTATGCTGAATATCTGCCATCAGGAAGCTCATCTGATTTTGTTCCTGCATTTTCAACAGATTCCAAAAATGTCTATGTCTGCTGGCAGTTTAAAGACCCTGACAATAACTATGGCTATGATAATTATCAAACACATTTTCAGATACAGATTGACAGAACGAATAGCTTCGATTCTGAAAATCTCTATGACAGCGGAATTATCGAGTCATCAAAAAACTGTGCTATGATTCCTTCGATATATCTCAAAGAGAAGGGGTTATATTACATTCGTATTAGGACATCTGACAATTTGGAACCCGACATTATGTCGATGTGGAGTGATTTAAACACAGCTTTCGAAATAAAATAAGAAATCATTTGAAATTTTTTAAGCATATTATTTGAAAGAATTTAAATAAATATTCTCAATTTCTTGAAGAGTATTCTTAAAATTGAACCTTTCATAGACAATCTTTCTGCCGGTGCATCCAAAATTGATTCGCAGCTCTTTGTTTTTGGCAAGGACTAAAAATGCTTCTGCAATTTCTTTTTCATTGCCATTTTCAGCAAGAATCCCGCTTTTACCATCTTCTATCACATCAGGATTCCCTCCAACCTTCGTTGCGACCACAGGCAACCCGCAAGCCATAGCTTCAAGAATGGTAATAGAAATGCCTTCATAAACAGAGGTCAATGCGAAAATGTCCAATGCATTAAGAACCTTAGATACATTATCTGTTTCTCCATAAAATATAATTTTGTTTCGAAGTGAAAGCTCCTCTCTCAATGACAGGAGATTCTCTTTTAAGTAACCATCTCCAACAATCAAAAGTTTAAGCTTAGGATTAATGTCTGACGCGATTTTGAAAGCCCTGAAAAGACATCTATGGTTCTTTACATAAGCAAGGCGCGCTACACAGCCGATTAAAACTTCATCCTCCATTACCCCTATACTTCTTCTTATCTTCTCTTTTTCACTGCTATAATCTTTTTCATCTATAATTATGCCATTATGAAGCACACGAATCATTCCAGAAGCTCCAAGCCGCTTTTTTACATCTTCGCTTACTGCTATCGTAAGAGTCGTAAATCTTCTACAAAATGACTCTGCCAACCTTTTTTTAAAATTGATATTATATTCAAATCCATGCTCTGTATTTACGATTGTTTTTACACCTGCCAATTTCCCTCCTATAAAGCCATATAAAAAACCTCCGGGATTATGTGTGTGCAGTATATCAATTTGGTTCTCTTTGAGGACATTCGAGATTCTTCTATATGCGCCAAAGTCAAGTTTATCAGACTTATTATATGTAATTATTTTGACATCTTCTTTTACTTTCTTTTGCATAGTCCCCTTTGGCCTGAGTGACATTAAAAAGGGAAGAAACTTTTCTCTGTCGAGATTGTTGACGATATCGATAGCAACTTTTTCCCTCCCGCCGATATTTAAAGACGAAAGAAGATGAAGAACTTTTATTTTTTTCATAACTTTGATAATTCCCTCTCCTCATTCTTCTTTTCTAATTCTATTGCTCTATCTTGGATACAAAGTATAAGAGCAAGTACTATATAGAAAAATCTGTCAAATCTCATTGAAAGGAATATTACACAGATACAGAAAACGATAAGGGACATAAGAAGTGCCTGATTCATATTCTTTAAATCAATGCTCCCTTCGTAATGTGATAGTTTTTTCATATTAGACAAACATGTTCTTATCGCCAATATTATAATTAACAAAAAAACTATCAAATTTATAATTCCTGTTTCAACAGCAATTTCAAGATAGGTATTATGGGCAATGTGGCTTGTATCTTCACCAAATGCGACAACACGCATACTTGCAAATCTAAAGGCGCCAAAACCAATACCAAAAAAAAGATTTTCTTTAATCAATTCCAATCCATGCTTCAATGCCGCTATGCGCGCGTTGATTGAACCATCAGCACGCGTTGGATCAGCAGTGATCGTGCTCAGTCGATTCCAAAACTTTTGTGGAGTCACCAGTAAAATACAGATCAGAATAATTACCATAGCAAAAATAAACTTTTTATCTTTTCGTCTTATCCATCCAAACATCAGAAAAAGAACACCTGCAGAAAGAGTGCTGCCCCGTGAATAAGTCCTTACCATGGCATAACCGGACAAAAGGATAAAGAAAATGTAGAAGAGCTTTTTCGGAAGATTTTTTTCAGTTTCAATAAAATATACCAAGAATGGAATAATCATTAAAATATGCATCCCGTATTCATTTGTATCGGCGCCAATACCCTGAAAAAAAGAAATTAAACGATATCCAAGCTGACCACTTCTGAAGATAAGAATTGATATAAACAAATCTATGAAAATCGCAAAAGTGAAAACTTTGATAAATTTCATTATCTTTTCCTCATTATCCAGAACACAGCATATCAGGTAGAAAAGGATAACCGGCTTCAATAGAAAGACAATTGAAATATTACTGAACTGCGTATAGGATGAATTGATGAGAGAAAAGAAAGACAAAACAAAATAGACAAACATTAAATAGGGTATAAGCCCCTTTGAAAGCTTGAATCTTCCGGAAATTATGACAAACAAGAGCACTAATATTGATACAACAAGAGCAAGCCGAAATGGTTTAAGAGATGGAATATGATCTGCAGGTTTAAACACAAAGAGAAGGATATAAAGGAGCAAACCATAAAAGGAAGCTTTCACTGGGAATCATCTCCTAATCTAAATCTAATTTAATAGATAAACTCATTTTC contains:
- a CDS encoding glycosyltransferase; this encodes MKKIKVLHLLSSLNIGGREKVAIDIVNNLDREKFLPFLMSLRPKGTMQKKVKEDVKIITYNKSDKLDFGAYRRISNVLKENQIDILHTHNPGGFLYGFIGGKLAGVKTIVNTEHGFEYNINFKKRLAESFCRRFTTLTIAVSEDVKKRLGASGMIRVLHNGIIIDEKDYSSEKEKIRRSIGVMEDEVLIGCVARLAYVKNHRCLFRAFKIASDINPKLKLLIVGDGYLKENLLSLREELSLRNKIIFYGETDNVSKVLNALDIFALTSVYEGISITILEAMACGLPVVATKVGGNPDVIEDGKSGILAENGNEKEIAEAFLVLAKNKELRINFGCTGRKIVYERFNFKNTLQEIENIYLNSFK